In bacterium, a single genomic region encodes these proteins:
- a CDS encoding DUF2232 domain-containing protein, with product MNNEESPKDKAGLWLRLLGFALLPLTVQAFQPAIGGALGIMVPLPLAYGMTRRGYLEGTAAVSFIGLLTSFILGAGQGFYFLLETLPLCVGIRWTVRFRGPLYRPVLTAVVMVGLFALAAATLYGAATDTAPGELYRQAIKSMGLFVNDMSGSSGLSDQEQKQVLWMVELWQRMFVGIWLATLLLLVTFYSLLVRGWMIAAGAMEDDGSALLSRWKLPFPFVFSFILVASLVLLTTGTARDVALNALVPLAALYGIQGVVVAGHMFTLWALPSFFRVMVLAFGIIAFPLWFMVMVALIGLFDTWINFRQRWPLQMPPPPVT from the coding sequence GTGAATAATGAGGAAAGCCCGAAAGACAAAGCCGGTCTCTGGCTGCGCCTTCTGGGCTTTGCCCTCCTGCCCCTGACGGTTCAGGCTTTCCAGCCTGCCATCGGGGGCGCCCTGGGCATCATGGTACCCCTGCCCCTCGCCTACGGGATGACACGGCGGGGGTACCTCGAGGGAACCGCAGCCGTCAGTTTCATCGGCCTGTTGACCTCATTCATTCTCGGCGCCGGGCAAGGGTTTTATTTCCTGCTTGAGACCCTGCCCCTTTGTGTCGGGATCAGATGGACCGTCCGGTTCAGGGGACCCCTGTACCGCCCGGTGTTAACAGCGGTCGTGATGGTGGGGCTTTTTGCGCTGGCAGCGGCAACCCTGTACGGCGCGGCTACCGATACGGCCCCGGGTGAGCTTTACCGGCAAGCGATCAAGTCCATGGGACTGTTCGTGAACGATATGTCCGGGAGTTCGGGACTCTCGGACCAGGAGCAAAAGCAGGTCCTGTGGATGGTGGAACTCTGGCAGAGGATGTTTGTCGGCATCTGGCTGGCAACCCTTCTTCTGCTGGTGACTTTTTATTCCCTGCTTGTCCGGGGATGGATGATCGCCGCCGGTGCCATGGAGGACGACGGGTCAGCGCTCCTGTCACGATGGAAGCTGCCCTTCCCCTTCGTTTTCAGCTTTATCCTGGTGGCCTCCCTGGTCCTCCTCACGACGGGTACTGCCCGGGACGTTGCGTTGAACGCTCTCGTACCCCTGGCCGCCCTCTACGGGATCCAGGGAGTAGTGGTAGCGGGACACATGTTCACCCTCTGGGCGCTTCCGTCCTTTTTCAGGGTAATGGTCCTGGCTTTCGGGATCATCGCATTTCCACTATGGTTCATGGTCATGGTCGCCCTCATCGGGCTGTTCGACACATGGATAAATTTCAGACAGCGCTGGCCGCTGCAGATGCCGCCACCGCCTGTGACGTGA
- the rplI gene encoding 50S ribosomal protein L9 — MKVILLEDVDNLGRMGDTVIVKAGYARNFLIPRKQALAATTQNLKAQQNQIQSLERRKDKIIEGARSLSEKLAGVMLSFTRKCGEKGQLFGSVTNMDIAEALAESGLEINRKDIVLVEPIKSLGDFDVTIKLHHDVAPVIKVTVLPEDGQIPESVVEEVTEAPAATEEPAADQAAEPTEEVTADEDIE, encoded by the coding sequence ATGAAAGTGATCCTGTTGGAAGATGTTGACAACCTCGGCAGAATGGGTGACACCGTCATCGTGAAGGCCGGCTACGCACGCAACTTCCTGATCCCGAGAAAACAGGCTCTGGCGGCCACAACCCAGAACCTGAAGGCTCAGCAGAACCAGATCCAGTCACTCGAGCGCAGGAAGGACAAGATCATCGAAGGCGCCAGGAGCCTGTCCGAAAAGCTGGCCGGTGTCATGCTCTCCTTTACCCGCAAGTGCGGGGAAAAGGGCCAGCTGTTCGGTTCCGTGACCAACATGGATATCGCCGAAGCCCTCGCCGAATCGGGCCTCGAGATCAACAGGAAGGACATCGTCCTCGTTGAACCCATCAAAAGCCTCGGCGATTTCGACGTGACCATCAAACTCCACCACGACGTCGCACCCGTGATCAAGGTGACGGTCCTCCCGGAGGACGGACAGATCCCGGAAAGCGTGGTCGAAGAAGTGACCGAAGCGCCTGCCGCGACTGAAGAGCCGGCCGCCGACCAGGCTGCCGAGCCGACGGAAGAGGTAACGGCCGACGAAGATATAGAGTAA
- the dnaB gene encoding replicative DNA helicase, with protein MKPNGTDIRKVPPQNLEAERAVLGAVLIDNDSIYTVMEVLVPSDFHQPSHRLLFSTMLELSERGEPIDLVTLGDRLRSAGNLDKAGGPDYLPTLADEVPTSAGVGNYARIVKEKSVLRHLIEASTEIVADCFQSAGDVDELIDEAERRIFAISEQRIRSGFLSMKEIVKSSFKTIEALYEKKEHITGVPTGFADIDELTSGFQPSDLIIIAGRPSMGKTAFCLNIAQNAALKNKLTVAVFSLEMAKEQLVMRMLCAEARIDAHRLRSGFLGTTDWPKLSTAAGRLAETSIFIDDTPAINSMEMRAKSRRLKADKGLDLIIVDYMQLMSSRGRSDSREQEISEISRSLKALAKELRVPVVALSQLNRGVESRQDKRPILADLRESGAIEQDADVIIFIYRDEVYNKESMDKGVAEIIIGKQRNGPVGMRKLTWLDKYTRFEDMTDRDSY; from the coding sequence ATGAAACCCAACGGCACCGATATCAGGAAGGTCCCTCCGCAGAACCTGGAGGCGGAGAGGGCGGTCCTGGGTGCCGTCCTGATCGACAACGACTCCATCTACACGGTCATGGAGGTCCTCGTCCCATCGGATTTCCATCAGCCCTCCCATCGTCTTCTTTTTTCCACCATGCTGGAGCTGAGCGAGCGGGGTGAGCCCATCGATCTGGTGACCCTGGGCGATCGCCTGCGTTCGGCCGGCAACCTCGACAAGGCGGGGGGGCCCGACTACCTGCCTACCCTGGCCGACGAGGTGCCCACCTCCGCCGGCGTCGGCAACTATGCCAGGATCGTCAAGGAAAAGTCGGTCTTAAGGCACCTCATCGAAGCGTCTACCGAGATCGTCGCGGACTGTTTCCAATCGGCCGGGGACGTGGATGAACTCATCGACGAGGCCGAACGGCGCATTTTCGCCATCTCGGAGCAGAGGATCCGGTCCGGTTTCCTCTCCATGAAGGAGATCGTCAAGAGCAGTTTCAAGACCATCGAAGCGCTCTATGAGAAAAAGGAACACATCACAGGCGTCCCGACCGGGTTTGCCGACATCGACGAACTGACCTCGGGGTTCCAGCCCTCGGATCTCATCATCATCGCCGGGCGGCCTTCCATGGGAAAGACCGCCTTCTGCCTGAACATCGCCCAGAACGCCGCCCTCAAGAACAAGCTGACCGTGGCTGTTTTCAGCCTCGAGATGGCAAAAGAGCAGCTTGTCATGCGGATGCTCTGCGCCGAGGCCCGTATCGACGCCCACCGCCTCCGGAGCGGCTTCCTGGGAACCACCGACTGGCCGAAACTGAGCACCGCTGCGGGCCGGCTGGCCGAAACATCCATCTTTATCGACGACACCCCGGCCATCAACTCCATGGAAATGAGAGCCAAATCCAGGCGGCTCAAGGCCGACAAGGGACTGGACCTCATCATCGTCGACTACATGCAGCTGATGTCCAGCCGAGGCCGCAGCGACAGCCGGGAACAGGAGATCTCCGAGATCAGCCGTTCGTTGAAGGCCCTCGCAAAGGAACTGCGAGTGCCCGTGGTCGCCCTGTCCCAGCTCAACCGGGGTGTCGAAAGCCGCCAGGACAAGCGGCCTATCCTGGCCGACCTCCGTGAGTCCGGAGCCATCGAACAGGACGCCGACGTCATCATCTTCATCTACAGGGACGAGGTCTACAACAAGGAGAGCATGGACAAGGGTGTCGCCGAGATCATCATCGGGAAGCAACGGAACGGACCCGTAGGAATGCGGAAGCTCACCTGGCTTGACAAGTACACCAGGTTCGAGGATATGACCGACCGTGACAGCTACTAG
- the alr gene encoding alanine racemase: MRNGADRGTAWIDIDLKALRSNFRRAADSLPDDLPIIAVVKANAYGHGAIPISRTLVEEGASILGVATVLEARELREAGIEGRILILGRMVAGQIPAALRWKAEITVHHREMAELLSFAAVAKGVTVPVHVKVDTGMTRLGFDWLTAHEEIERVASLPGLDLKCVFTHFANADFADREFTGIQIRRFEELRAKLAGTKPGICCHLANSAAILTGQVPDGSGVRPGLMLYGSPPGDNIPLGGINPILTWKCRIVQVRDVPTGVGISYGHDFFTTRESRIATAAVGYADGFMRVLTNKAQVLVRGKRAPVVGRVTMDMIMVDITDIPEAVTGDEVVLIGRQGDETITAEEMAAWAGTISYEIYCGLSTRVPRFYSDGH, translated from the coding sequence ATGAGGAATGGTGCTGACAGGGGGACCGCCTGGATCGACATCGATCTGAAGGCGCTCCGGTCGAATTTCAGGCGGGCCGCTGACAGCCTTCCTGACGACCTGCCCATCATCGCCGTGGTCAAGGCCAACGCCTACGGCCATGGGGCTATCCCGATCAGCCGGACCCTGGTCGAGGAAGGCGCTTCCATCCTGGGGGTGGCCACGGTCCTGGAGGCCCGAGAGCTGCGTGAAGCCGGCATCGAGGGCCGCATCCTCATCCTCGGGAGGATGGTGGCCGGTCAGATACCCGCCGCCCTGCGCTGGAAGGCCGAGATCACCGTCCATCACCGCGAAATGGCCGAACTCCTGTCCTTCGCGGCGGTGGCAAAGGGTGTCACCGTCCCCGTCCACGTCAAGGTGGACACCGGGATGACCCGCCTCGGCTTCGACTGGCTGACCGCCCATGAAGAGATCGAACGGGTGGCCTCCCTGCCGGGGCTGGACCTCAAATGCGTCTTCACCCACTTTGCCAACGCCGATTTCGCCGACAGGGAGTTCACCGGGATACAGATCCGGAGGTTCGAAGAGCTCCGGGCAAAGCTGGCCGGTACAAAGCCCGGCATCTGCTGTCACCTGGCCAACTCCGCTGCCATCCTCACGGGCCAGGTACCGGACGGTTCCGGTGTCAGGCCCGGGCTCATGCTCTACGGCTCACCACCAGGCGACAATATCCCCCTGGGCGGGATCAATCCCATCCTGACATGGAAGTGCCGGATCGTGCAGGTCCGGGACGTTCCCACAGGGGTCGGCATAAGCTACGGGCACGATTTCTTCACAACCCGGGAAAGCCGCATCGCCACCGCGGCAGTGGGCTATGCTGACGGGTTCATGCGGGTTCTCACCAACAAGGCCCAGGTCCTCGTCCGGGGGAAACGCGCCCCCGTAGTGGGCCGCGTAACCATGGATATGATCATGGTGGATATCACCGACATCCCTGAAGCCGTCACAGGCGACGAGGTGGTCCTCATCGGCCGCCAGGGAGACGAGACCATCACCGCCGAGGAGATGGCAGCCTGGGCGGGCACCATCAGCTACGAGATCTACTGCGGCCTGTCGACCAGGGTGCCGCGATTTTATAGCGATGGACACTGA
- a CDS encoding ABC transporter permease: MRIIAALDWVGTRTLSYMDEAGTGVLLFLKVLRGLFHRPFPLKLTLEQMEEVGVRSLPVVLITAIFTGAVLALQTYSGFKRFGAEGLVGTVVALSMTRELGPVLASIMVAGRVGSSMAAELGTMRVTEQIDALITLATDPVRYLVLPRFIAGLFMLPILVVFADLIGIMGGYFVAVNVLGTSSTTYINRTLQYLEFSDVSVGLVKAAVFGMIISLVGCQMGFFTEGGAEGVGRATTKAVVGASILILISNYFLTALLF, from the coding sequence ATGCGCATCATCGCGGCTCTCGATTGGGTGGGGACTCGAACCCTGTCCTACATGGACGAAGCGGGAACGGGCGTCCTCCTGTTTCTCAAGGTCCTGCGCGGCCTTTTTCATCGTCCCTTTCCCCTGAAACTGACCCTCGAACAGATGGAAGAGGTCGGGGTCCGTTCCCTTCCCGTTGTCCTCATCACGGCCATCTTCACCGGGGCGGTCCTTGCCCTCCAGACCTACAGCGGTTTCAAGCGGTTCGGCGCGGAAGGGCTGGTGGGGACGGTGGTGGCCCTTTCCATGACCCGGGAGCTGGGCCCCGTTCTCGCCAGCATCATGGTGGCGGGACGGGTCGGGTCGTCCATGGCCGCCGAGCTCGGCACCATGCGGGTCACCGAGCAGATCGACGCCCTGATCACCCTGGCTACCGATCCGGTGCGCTACCTCGTCCTTCCACGCTTCATCGCGGGGCTGTTCATGCTCCCCATCCTTGTGGTGTTCGCCGATCTCATCGGGATCATGGGTGGATATTTTGTCGCTGTGAATGTCCTGGGCACCAGCAGCACCACCTACATCAACAGGACCCTCCAGTACCTGGAGTTTTCAGACGTTTCGGTGGGACTGGTCAAGGCGGCGGTGTTCGGGATGATCATTTCCCTCGTGGGGTGCCAGATGGGCTTTTTCACCGAGGGCGGCGCGGAAGGGGTTGGACGGGCGACCACAAAAGCGGTGGTGGGAGCCTCCATCCTTATCCTCATCTCCAACTATTTCCTCACCGCTCTCCTTTTCTGA